The following coding sequences are from one Virgibacillus necropolis window:
- a CDS encoding tRNA (adenine(22)-N(1))-methyltransferase, which translates to MNQNITISNRLKRIASYLPKKPHFADIGSDHAYLPCYVCLHDDAAKAIAGEVVEGPFHSAKATVKANHLEAVVDVRLGDGLAVLHKGEVNQVVIAGMGGSLIKSILENGMDKLEKVERIIAQPNVDAKAVRKWLYHHGYEIIQEEIVEENEHFYEIIVADKMNTIQNLTEKDFMFGPILLVNKSKPFYNKWRSEKEKLHYIRKQLDQASVPQIEKLRRFDNEVTWIEEVLRDEKQD; encoded by the coding sequence ATGAATCAAAATATAACCATTTCTAATCGTTTAAAGAGAATTGCTTCCTATTTACCAAAAAAGCCTCATTTTGCTGATATTGGTTCTGATCATGCCTATCTACCATGCTATGTGTGTCTTCATGATGATGCTGCAAAGGCAATAGCAGGAGAAGTTGTGGAAGGACCTTTTCATAGTGCCAAGGCAACGGTTAAAGCAAATCATTTAGAGGCTGTTGTCGATGTACGACTTGGTGACGGATTAGCGGTATTACATAAAGGTGAAGTAAACCAAGTTGTCATTGCGGGTATGGGTGGATCGCTCATAAAGTCAATATTAGAAAATGGAATGGACAAATTGGAAAAAGTGGAACGGATTATTGCGCAGCCCAATGTTGATGCTAAGGCTGTTCGAAAATGGCTCTATCATCATGGGTATGAAATAATACAAGAAGAAATAGTAGAGGAAAATGAACATTTTTACGAAATTATAGTTGCTGATAAAATGAATACCATTCAGAATTTAACAGAAAAGGATTTCATGTTTGGGCCAATTTTATTAGTAAATAAATCAAAACCCTTTTATAATAAGTGGAGAAGTGAAAAAGAAAAACTTCACTATATTAGGAAACAATTGGATCAAGCTAGTGTACCGCAAATTGAAAAACTACGGCGATTTGACAATGAAGTAACTTGGATAGAGGAGGTATTGCGGGATGAAAAGCAAGATTAA